The Psychrobacillus sp. FSL K6-4046 DNA window AAGATATGCTGCGCAAAAGTCTTATAAGATTAAGCTTTATGATAACGCTGGTTTGTGGCAAAACCAGCGTATTATCAATTTGAACAAACACATATTGGATCCGAGTCGGCTGAGAAATAAATTAAGCTTCGATGTAATGGAAAATATAACGAATTTAACGAGCCTCCGAACGCAATTTGTTCATCTTTATGTAAAGGACCTAACAGCTGGAGAACAAGCAAAGTATGAGGACCATGGTTTATATACACACGTAGAGCAGCCAAATGAGATGTTTTTAAAAAACCATTGGCTTGACCCTAATGGTCAACTTTATAAGGTTAATTTCTTCGAATTCGGTCGATATGCTCAGCAAATTAAATCACAGAATGACCCTACCTATGATAAAAAAGCATTTGAAACAATATTAGAGATTAAGGGCAGGGAAGAGCATGACAAATTAATCGATATGTTAAATGACATAAACAATATGAATATCCCAATAGAGGAAACAGTGGAGAAGCATTTTGACTTGGACAATTTCTTAACCTGGACCGCAGTGAATATACTAATGGACAATATGGATACAGATGCTAACAATTTCTATTTATATTCCCCTTTGAACTCGGAGAAATGGTACATACTCCCTTGGGATTATGACGGAGCGTGGGAATACCAAAGAGAAAAAAATTATATAAGACCTTACCAGGCAGGTATTAGTAATTACTGGGGAAGTCTCTTGCATAATAGATATTTTCGGACAGAAAAGAACGTTCAGCAGCTTACTGACAAGCTGGAGGAGCTTTCGGAAATCATTAACGAAGAAACAGTGGAAAAGCAAATAAATGAGTATGCTGATTTAATAAAGCCTTTTTTATACCGTAATCCTGATATTCAGTTTCTACCTGTACCCAATACTCGTTTTGAGGATGAATTACAGAAGATAAAGGAAACACCTTCAAAATCCATGCAAAGATATATAGAAGACCTTGAAAAGCCGAAGCCCTTTTTTATGAATGAAGTAGAAACGACAAACTCAGAGCTGTTGTTCTCCTGGCAAATATCATATGACCTCCAAATGGATGACATCTTCTATAAAGTTACTGTAGCAAAAGACCCCAATTTTACAGAAATTGTAGAAGTAAAAGATAAAATTCGTGAAAACTTTTATACAATGAAAAAACCAGAAGATGGACTTTACTTTTGGGAGGTAACAGCTTCAGATTCAAAAGGGAACGTTCAGAGCTCTTTTGAAATGTATATAGATCCAGAAGGAAATGAGTATTTTGGGTTTAGAGAATTCGAGGTGGACTAATGGCAATTGCAAACAAAAGATTTCGACATGAGATGAAGTACTATTTAAACGTATTCGACTATCTGGCCCTTCGACAGAAGGTATCATCGATTCTTTCACTTGATAAAAATTCAATCAGTCCTAATGGTTATGGAATACGGAGCTTATATTTTGATGGGATCCATAATCACTCCCTCTACGATAAAAACAATGGAGTTTTTAATAGAGAGAAGTACCGTATACGAATTTACAACGAAAGCAATGAAAAAATCAGCCTGGAAAGAAAGAGCAAGTATGGTGATTTCATATGTAAAGAATCTGCACCTCTTTCACTACGAGAATATGAGGCAATTCTAGCTGGCGAAGTAGACGTACTTGCGAATAAGGACAATGCACTGTTAAAGGATTTTTACATGGCATTGAAATACCGAGGATTTAGAGCAAACGTCATCGTAGATTATATTCGTGAGGCATATGTGTACGAGCCAGGAAATGTGCGGATAACATTCGACAAAAGACTTGCAGCAGGCGTTAACACGGTCGATCTATTTGACCCTAATATCATTTTAGAGGAGCCTCTACACCCGGAGCAAACCATTTTAGAAGTGAAATTCGATCATTTTCTCTCGGACAACATCCGCCAGCTAGTACAGCCAGAAAGATTCGTCCGATCCGCTATTTCCAAATATGTCATTTGTAGAGAAGTAAACTTTTTGCATTTTAAGTAGTAAAAATTAAGAATAATTTCCACTAGCATAGCTCGAGCAGGCTTTTTTCCGCTCAGACGAATGTAGAATTTTATATCACTTAAAATAAGTAGCCGAGGAGTAGAATGATGAATGATACCGTAAATTTTCAAGACGTTATAAAAAAGAGCGTTCTTCATCTCGAATCATTTCGTAGTGTTTCCTATATTGATATTTTTTTAGGCCTAGCCTGTTCCTTTGTTATTGGTATGTTCATCTACTGGATATATAAGAAATTTTTTCGAGGCGTCGTATATAGCTATAACTACAATGTCTCTTTTGTTTTAATGACGATGATTACCTCTCTAATTATCATGACAATTAGTACTAACATTATTCTATCGCTCGGAATGGTAGGGGCACTAAGCATAGTCCGTTTCAGAACAGCCGTAAAAGATCCTTTAGATATTGTCTATATGTTTTGGGCGATAGCTGCAGGAATTGCAACAGGAGCAAAAATGTACCCATTAGCGATTATAGGTTCCCTAGCATTTGGTATCACCATCGCATGGCTTTCCAAAAAGAAAGTAAGGCACCAAGCATATTTACTAGTCATAAGGTACACAGACGACGCAACCTATCAGATCCGTGCAGAGCTAAAAAGCTTAGGAGCTAAACTCAAATCCAAATCCGTCCGCAACAACTTCACCGAACAAACAGTAGAAATCAATCTAAATGACGACAACACAGCCTTCATGAAAACCATAGGGGACATAGAAGGCGTCATCGAATGCTCCTTAGTCAACTACACCGGAGACTATGCACAATAATTAGTACAGACTTGTTTTTTTATGAGTTTTGTTTTGTTACAGGTGCCTGGCACCTGTAACAAAACTCCACAACCTATTATCTGTACAAACTAGCCAATCTAAGTGGAAACACTCCAACTAGATTGGCTTTTGTCAATAACGAAGGTGTTACTGGTGCCAGGCACCTGTAACAATATGTATATAATAATTCACCCATAAAAACTACTAAAAACAAATAAAAATACAATTGACTTTATATTTATACATAGTTATAATATTGCTAACAAATGGTAAGAGGTGAGTGCATGAAGGTAGGTATTATTGGAGCAACAGGGTACGGTGGGCTTGAGTTAGTTCGTTTCTTACATAATCATCCTGAAGTGGAAGTCGTTGATCTGTTCTCTTCATCCGAACAGGGTATACATTTTTCGGATAAATATTCACATTTAATGAATATTCATGACCAACCACTTTTAGAAATTGAGTCTGATAGATTAGCAGAGTACGATGTATTGTTTACGAGCACTCCCTCAGGGGTCTCATCCAATCTACTACCAGCACTTATCGGCAAAAAGCCGAAGCTGATTGATCTATCAGGTGATTTTCGTCTAAAGGATCTAGCTGCATACGAGCAATGGTATAAAAAATCACCGGCTCCGGCGGATGCGGTTGAACAAAGCGTATACGGGTTAACGGAATGGAACACAGCCGCTATCGCAGAAGCCCAGTTGATCGCAAACCCCGGATGCTATCCTACAGCCGTCCTGCTTTCCTTGCTACCTCTTATTAAAGAGAACCTAATCGACGCAAGTCATCTCGTTATTGATGCTAAAAGTGGTATCTCTGGAGCAGGCAACAAGCCGAGCCAAATGACACATTACAGTGAAACAAATGAAAACACGGCAATATATAAGTTGCACAAGCATCAGCATATTCCAGAAATCGAGCAGGCCATTCAAATGTTTGCTAATCAGTCAGCGCCAATCACGTTCACGACGCATCTTGTTCCAATGACAAGAGGGATCCTGGCAACAAGCTACGCACCGGTAAACGATGGCGTCACAGAAGCAGACCTAGTAAACACTTTACAAGAAACATACGTAAACCATCCATTCGTACGAATTATAAAAGAAGCCAGCAAATTCGGCACAAACCAAGTGTATGGCTCTAACTATTGCGATATTCACGTAAAAGTAGATCCGCGCACGAACCGAGCAACAATCGTCTCGGTCATCGACAACCTAGTCAAGGGCGCAGCCGGGCAGGCTATTCAAAACATGAACGTTCAATTCAATCTCAACCAAACGACCGGATTATCGCTCGTTCCATTATTCATTTAAAGGAGGAAACCCCATGTTGACAGAAACAATGACGATGAAGCGCATCACCTACAAAAACATCGCTTCACCAAAAGGTTTCAAGGCGACCGGCATCCACTGCGGCGTTAAGCACAAGAAAAAAGACTTAGCCCTACTCACAAGTGAGGTGCCCGCTAGCGTTGCTGGGGTTTTCACGACGAATGCAGTCCAGGGTGCTCCACTTATCGTCACGAAGGAAGTTGTATACACCACACAGAAAATGCAAGCACTTATAGTGAATTCAGGAATCGCAAACTCCTGCACAGGAAAGCAAGGCTTAATCGATGCCTACACGATGCAGGAAAAAACAGCGGAAAAGCTTGGGATTAACCCCAATCTAGTCGGAGTTGCCTCCACTGGCGTTATTGGTGAAATGATGAAAATGGAGCCGGTTCTAGCGGGAATCAAACACCTCGAGCCAATCGATGAGCTAGAAGGAGCCATCAATTTCTCTCAGGCAATCATGACGACAGATACAGTTACGAAGGATACTTCCTATAAAACCCTTATCGACGGAAAGGAAGTAATCATTGCAGGAACCGCTAAGGGGTCCGGCATGATCGAGCCTAACATGGCGACGATGTTTGCCTTCATCACAACGGACGCCAATATCGAATCAAACCATCTGCAGGATGCACTAAAATCCATCACAGATGTTACTTTCAATTCCATAACCGTAGACGGGGACACATCCACGAACGACATGGTAGTC harbors:
- a CDS encoding polyphosphate polymerase domain-containing protein; translation: MAIANKRFRHEMKYYLNVFDYLALRQKVSSILSLDKNSISPNGYGIRSLYFDGIHNHSLYDKNNGVFNREKYRIRIYNESNEKISLERKSKYGDFICKESAPLSLREYEAILAGEVDVLANKDNALLKDFYMALKYRGFRANVIVDYIREAYVYEPGNVRITFDKRLAAGVNTVDLFDPNIILEEPLHPEQTILEVKFDHFLSDNIRQLVQPERFVRSAISKYVICREVNFLHFK
- a CDS encoding DUF4956 domain-containing protein — its product is MNDTVNFQDVIKKSVLHLESFRSVSYIDIFLGLACSFVIGMFIYWIYKKFFRGVVYSYNYNVSFVLMTMITSLIIMTISTNIILSLGMVGALSIVRFRTAVKDPLDIVYMFWAIAAGIATGAKMYPLAIIGSLAFGITIAWLSKKKVRHQAYLLVIRYTDDATYQIRAELKSLGAKLKSKSVRNNFTEQTVEINLNDDNTAFMKTIGDIEGVIECSLVNYTGDYAQ
- the argC gene encoding N-acetyl-gamma-glutamyl-phosphate reductase → MKVGIIGATGYGGLELVRFLHNHPEVEVVDLFSSSEQGIHFSDKYSHLMNIHDQPLLEIESDRLAEYDVLFTSTPSGVSSNLLPALIGKKPKLIDLSGDFRLKDLAAYEQWYKKSPAPADAVEQSVYGLTEWNTAAIAEAQLIANPGCYPTAVLLSLLPLIKENLIDASHLVIDAKSGISGAGNKPSQMTHYSETNENTAIYKLHKHQHIPEIEQAIQMFANQSAPITFTTHLVPMTRGILATSYAPVNDGVTEADLVNTLQETYVNHPFVRIIKEASKFGTNQVYGSNYCDIHVKVDPRTNRATIVSVIDNLVKGAAGQAIQNMNVQFNLNQTTGLSLVPLFI
- the argJ gene encoding bifunctional glutamate N-acetyltransferase/amino-acid acetyltransferase ArgJ is translated as MLTETMTMKRITYKNIASPKGFKATGIHCGVKHKKKDLALLTSEVPASVAGVFTTNAVQGAPLIVTKEVVYTTQKMQALIVNSGIANSCTGKQGLIDAYTMQEKTAEKLGINPNLVGVASTGVIGEMMKMEPVLAGIKHLEPIDELEGAINFSQAIMTTDTVTKDTSYKTLIDGKEVIIAGTAKGSGMIEPNMATMFAFITTDANIESNHLQDALKSITDVTFNSITVDGDTSTNDMVVVMANGLAENDPLTPLHPDWDNFVQTLHTVALDLAKMIAKDGEGATKLIEVEVKGAVNDEEARKIAKTVVGSPLVKTAVFGSDANWGRLICAVGYSGATIDPNAIKISIGPTPVVENGEPVPFSEEVTMLYLKQAEVKFLIELNQGKGQGTAWGCDLTYDYVQINATYRS